Proteins found in one Sphaeramia orbicularis chromosome 8, fSphaOr1.1, whole genome shotgun sequence genomic segment:
- the ptx4 gene encoding pentraxin-4, protein MGGIRPVHWALILAHILLLQIQPIKVQGADPVSQKLRRLNEQFQQFQALTQARLDMLTLIQNRNSSGGLESRVQALNDHYHHMSHDLEHLKQSTTQELGSLREWNKKLEKKNKRMEGRMALIERNLRDNCRQFQKQKPDLGQDFSNLTLELQNQEERLAALQIQRDELLIGLKGLQDSLKKQELRVIQLEGRLTSAPDMTSADTCSIPSLRSSCRLKRGPYPVTQEQLLPKPYGATQHGVLQDRKTQVQLHPKPTKEICNVDSMLFFPSASEQNYVTFSLSLPNLPELSMCLWLRVDTSHVGTLLSYATHDNDNQLVLYGRNSSVSSTSFSASSSSSHLSYSSLFAPKSFPSLDFVIGDPVFRRLPISSLMDSRWHHLCVVWSSIQGRFWHYNNRRLASTGSDFRKGWEIPGGGSVVLGQEQDSVGGGFDRAEGFAGQMAGFRIWDRVLSPSEVEGVAEGRGVPRGVVLGMEDIKQVHGEVQQVACECLEHCL, encoded by the exons ATGGGCGGCATCAGGCCTGTTCACTGGGCCCTGATCCTGGCTCACATACTCCTACTGCAAATTCAACCCATCAAGGTCCAGGGAGCAGATCCAGTGTCACAGAAACTGCGACGGCTCAATGAACAG TTCCAGCAGTTCCAGGCCCTGACGCAGGCCCGCTTGGATATGCTGACCCTGATCCAGAACCGCAACTCCTCTGGGGGGTTGGAGAGTCGTGTTCAGGCCCTGAATGACCATTACCACCACATGTCACATGATCTTGAACATCTCAAACAGAGTACAACTCAGGAGTTAGGCAGTCTCAG AGAGTGGAATAAGAAGCTTGAGAAGAAGAACAAACGGATGGAGGGTCGTATGGCTTTAATAGAGAGGAACTTGAGGGACAACTGTCGACAATTCCAGAAACAGAAACCTGATCTTGGTCAAGATTTTTCTAACCTCACCTTGGAGCTCCAGAACCAAGAGGAAAGGTTGGCGGCCCTGCAAATCCAACGTGATGAGCTGCTCATCGGCCTGAAAGGTTTACAGGATTCCTTAAAAAAACAGGAGCTTCGTGTGATCCAACTGGAGGGGCGGCTCA CCTCAGCCCCGGACATGACCTCAGCCGACACATGCAGCATCCCCAGTCTCAGATCCAGCTGCCGGCTCAAACGCGGGCCCTACCCAGTCACGCAAGAACAGCTGCTTCCTAAACCTTATGGCGCCACCCAGCATGGAGTCCTGCAAGACAGAAAAACCCAGGTCCAACTCCATCCTAAACCCACTAAAGAGA tTTGCAACGTGGACTCCATGCTGTTCTTCCCCTCTGCCTCTGAACAGAACTACGTCACCTTCTCCTTAAGTCTCCCCAACCTTCCTGAACTTTCTATGTGTCTGTGGCTCCGTGTGGACACCTCTCATGTGGGCACGTTGCTCTCCTACGCCACTCATGACAATGACAACCAGTTAGTTTTGTATGGGCGTAACTCCTCTGTCTCGTCTACATCCTTCTCTGCTTCTTCCTCATCATCCCATCTTTCCTATTCTTCTCTTTTCGCACCAAAATCCTTCCCCTCCCTGGACTTTGTCATTGGAGACCCCGTCTTTCGGCGTCTTCCCATCTCCTCTCTTATGGACTCCAGGTGGCATCATCTCTGCGTCGTCTGGTCCTCCATTCAGGGTCGTTTCTGGCACTACAATAACCGCCGCCTCGCCTCCACAGGCTCCGACTTCAGGAAGGGCTGGGAGATTCCTGGAGGTGGATCAGTGGTGCTGGGGCAGGAGCAGGACTCTGTAGGCGGGGGGTTTGACAGGGCAGAGGGTTTTGCTGGACAAATGGCAGGGTTCAGAATATGGGACCGGGTGCTGAGTCCTTCTGAGGTGGAAGGGGTGGCAGAAGGCCGAGGGGTGCCCAGAGGGGTGGTGCTTGGCATGGAGGACATAAAACAGGTACATGGGGAGGTGCAGCAGGTGGCATGTGAATGTTTAGAGCACTGTCTCTGA